The region CCCGACTGACAGCGGGATGGTGCGGCAGGCGGCGGGAGGAAAGAAGATGGGAAAAATTGGGATTTTCGGCGGCACGTTTGATCCGCCTCATTACGGTCATTTGCTCATGGCGAATGAAGTGCTTGACGCCCTTCAGTTGTCAGAAATTTGGTTTCTGCCCAACCGCATTCCTCCCCATAAGCAGCACGAACAAGTGACCAAAAGCGAAAACCGTTTGCGCATGCTCGAGTTGGCCGTGGCCGGCCATCCGCGCTTTCACATTGAGACGATCGAGCTTGAACGGGAAGGGCCTTCGTATACGTATGATACGATCCGGCAGCTCGTCGCGATGCATCCTGATGACGAGTTTTATTTCATCATCGGCGCCGATATGGTCGAACATTTGCCGAATTGGCACCGCATCGAGGAGCTCATCGAGTTGGTGACGTTCGTCGGCGTCAAGCGGCCTGGGTTTTCCATGGAAACGCCGTATCCGGTCATTGAGGTCGAGGCGCCGCAGTTTGCCGTTTCTTCCTCGCTCATCCGCGAGCGGGTGCGGAACGGACAGACGATTCGCTACCTCGTGCCAGAAGGCGTTAGACTTTATATTGAGGAGAAGGGGCTATATGGAGCGAGAACAGGCGTTACTGATCGTGAAACAACAGCTGACAGAGCAGCGCTACGAGCATACGCTTGGCGTTGTCGAAACCGCCGTTAAGCTCGCCAAGCAATACGGCGCCGACGCGAAAAAGGCGGAACTGGCGGCGATTTTCCACGACTATGCCAAATTCCGTCCAGTCGAGGAAATGAAACAAATCATTTTGGCGCAAAATATGCCCAACGATTTGCTTGCTTACAACAGCGAGCTATGGCATGCGCCCGTTGGCGCCTATTTAGTGCAGGCAGAAGTCGGCATCGACGATCCGGAGGTGCTGGATGCCATTCGCTACCATACGTCGGGAAGAGCGGGAATGACGCTGCTGGAAAAAATTATTTATTTGGCCGACTATATGGAACCAGGGCGCCGCTTCTCCGGCGTCGACGACGTACGGCGCTTGGCGGAAGAAGACCTCAACCGGGCGCTGTTGCAGGCGGTGAAAAATACGATCGCGTTTTTGCTTGAGAAGCGCCAGCTCATTTATCCAGACACGATTCATGCGTACAATTCACTCGTGCGTGAAGTGAAGGGGGAAGCAAAACGGTGACGGAACAAGAGGCGTTGCAGCTTGTCGTCCGCGCGGCGGATGATAAAAAGGCGGAACAAATTGTCGTCTTGAACATGAAAGGCATTTCGCTTGTCGCCGATTATTTTGTCATTTGCCATGGCAATTCGGACAAACAAGTGCAGGCCATCGCCCGCGAAATTCAAGACCAAGCGGAAGAACACGGCTTGCCGGTGAAGCGGGTCGAAGGATTCCATGAGGCGAAATGGGTGCTTGTCGATTTGGGCGACATCGTTGCACATGTTTTTGCCAAAGAGGAGCGCGAGTATTACAACCTCGAACGGCTCTGGGGGGACGCCCCGACGGAAGACGTCGCGGCTGTGTTGCAGCCATGACATACGGCCGCTTCGCCGATTGGTATGACGCGCTCATGGCCGAGGCGCCGTATGATGCATGGCAATCGTTTGTTGAACGGGCATTCGCCCAATACGCCAAACGTCCGGGCAGACGGGTCATGGACATCGGCTGCGGGACGGGAAAGCTTGCCATTCGCCTCGCCAAGGCGGGATGGCAAGTGTCCGGCGTCGACGTGTCCGAGCATATGCTTGCTATCGCCCAGGCGAAAGCCGAAGCGGCGGGCGTCGATGTGCCGTTTTTCGAACAAAACATGGCGGAGCTCGACGGGTTTTCTGATTTGGATGGCGCCTTCATTTTTTGCGATGCGCTGAACTATTTGACAGGCGAAGAGGATGTGAAGCGGACGTTCGCCGCCGTCTATCGCTCCCTTGGCGGCGGTGGGCTGCTTTTGTTTGACGTCCATTCCGTCTACAAAACGGACGTTTTGTTTCGCGATGCGGTGTTTGCGGATCAAGACGAGGACATCAGCTACATATGGACATGCCATCCACTTGACTGGCCGCACAGCGTCGGGCATGAATTAACCTTTTTCGTCCGCTGCGGCGCCCTTTATGAGCGCTATGACGAATGGCACGAACAGCGCACGTTCGAGCGCGCCGCCTATGAGCAATGGCTTTATGACGCCGGTTTCGAAGTGCTTGAGGTGACCGCTGACTTCACCGATGCGCCCCCGACCGAAACGGCGGAGCGCTTGTTTTTTGTCGCGCGGAAGCGGTGAGCCGGAATAGACAAAAAAGAAGGCGCTGTTGCCAATGATGTATTTGAGATGCTTGAACACCGCTCGAAATAGGGCAAAAAGAGCCGGAGGGGCTCTTTTCTTTTTTTCATCCGGATGTGGAGACCAGGGGGCGCATGTATCACTATAAAGCGCTGTGAAGATCGACACGATTCGGCCGCTGTATGTTTTCTGCAAAGAAAAAATACAGAGTTTTGCAAGGAAAAGTGCAGAGAATGACAACTTGACATGGAGCCTCTGGGGGCGTGATTAAAAAGCCAGGAAGCCAGCAATATCAAGGGC is a window of Geobacillus kaustophilus DNA encoding:
- the yqeK gene encoding bis(5'-nucleosyl)-tetraphosphatase (symmetrical) YqeK, with product MEREQALLIVKQQLTEQRYEHTLGVVETAVKLAKQYGADAKKAELAAIFHDYAKFRPVEEMKQIILAQNMPNDLLAYNSELWHAPVGAYLVQAEVGIDDPEVLDAIRYHTSGRAGMTLLEKIIYLADYMEPGRRFSGVDDVRRLAEEDLNRALLQAVKNTIAFLLEKRQLIYPDTIHAYNSLVREVKGEAKR
- a CDS encoding nicotinate-nucleotide adenylyltransferase → MGKIGIFGGTFDPPHYGHLLMANEVLDALQLSEIWFLPNRIPPHKQHEQVTKSENRLRMLELAVAGHPRFHIETIELEREGPSYTYDTIRQLVAMHPDDEFYFIIGADMVEHLPNWHRIEELIELVTFVGVKRPGFSMETPYPVIEVEAPQFAVSSSLIRERVRNGQTIRYLVPEGVRLYIEEKGLYGARTGVTDRETTADRAALRAYAWRCRNRR
- a CDS encoding class I SAM-dependent DNA methyltransferase, whose product is MTYGRFADWYDALMAEAPYDAWQSFVERAFAQYAKRPGRRVMDIGCGTGKLAIRLAKAGWQVSGVDVSEHMLAIAQAKAEAAGVDVPFFEQNMAELDGFSDLDGAFIFCDALNYLTGEEDVKRTFAAVYRSLGGGGLLLFDVHSVYKTDVLFRDAVFADQDEDISYIWTCHPLDWPHSVGHELTFFVRCGALYERYDEWHEQRTFERAAYEQWLYDAGFEVLEVTADFTDAPPTETAERLFFVARKR
- the rsfS gene encoding ribosome silencing factor; translation: MTEQEALQLVVRAADDKKAEQIVVLNMKGISLVADYFVICHGNSDKQVQAIAREIQDQAEEHGLPVKRVEGFHEAKWVLVDLGDIVAHVFAKEEREYYNLERLWGDAPTEDVAAVLQP